One window of the Oceanicaulis sp. genome contains the following:
- the tolB gene encoding Tol-Pal system beta propeller repeat protein TolB: MTAAVRHRLLQVFALIAAFAALAAQAAAQGPLRVDVTEGHLDPMPIAITDFTGAGGREAEIGADIARVVTGNLGNTGLFDPVDPEAFIEEIENIDLRPRFGDWRVIDASALLVGRITIENDRMTVAFRLWDTATEQQLLGLQFASTPDNWRRIAHKVSDAVYERLTGEEGYFDTRIVYVSERSGANGAPIRQLAVMDQDGANPSLLTDRSYMALLPNYSPSAQQITYVSFRDGQATSYLYDLQTGRQEALFDSGPSLAEGGQSLSASFHPNGRELVVAAARRGGHDVFRFDLRMRTLRQLTNHPADDIEPSYAPDGEQIVFSSSRSGQSQLYVMNADGTDPVRITFGEGRYTAPVWSPRGDLVAFVKQHQGRFMLGVVDADGSGEERILYEGYKVDTPTWSPNGRIILFTRGDLVNGREEPSIWSVDLAGFNLRRLPTDGAASDPAWSPLID; encoded by the coding sequence ATGACCGCCGCCGTGAGACACCGCCTTCTTCAGGTTTTCGCCCTGATCGCCGCCTTCGCCGCGCTCGCCGCCCAGGCCGCCGCCCAGGGCCCGCTGCGGGTGGACGTCACCGAAGGCCATCTCGATCCGATGCCGATCGCGATCACCGACTTCACCGGCGCAGGCGGACGCGAGGCCGAGATCGGCGCGGACATCGCCCGCGTGGTCACCGGCAATCTGGGCAATACCGGCCTGTTCGATCCGGTCGATCCCGAAGCCTTCATCGAGGAGATCGAGAACATCGATCTGCGCCCGCGTTTCGGCGACTGGCGCGTGATCGACGCTTCGGCGCTTCTGGTGGGCCGGATCACGATCGAAAACGACCGCATGACGGTGGCCTTCCGGCTCTGGGACACCGCGACCGAGCAGCAGCTTCTGGGCCTTCAGTTCGCCTCCACGCCGGACAACTGGCGGCGCATCGCGCACAAGGTCTCCGATGCGGTCTATGAGCGGCTGACCGGCGAGGAAGGCTATTTCGACACCCGGATCGTCTACGTCTCCGAGCGCAGCGGGGCGAACGGCGCGCCGATCCGCCAGCTCGCGGTGATGGACCAGGACGGGGCGAACCCCTCGCTCCTGACCGACCGTTCCTACATGGCGCTTCTGCCGAACTACTCGCCCAGCGCCCAGCAGATCACCTACGTCTCCTTCCGTGACGGTCAGGCGACGAGCTATCTCTACGATCTTCAGACCGGCCGGCAGGAAGCGCTGTTCGACTCCGGTCCGAGCTTGGCTGAAGGCGGCCAGTCGCTGTCGGCGAGCTTCCATCCCAACGGGCGCGAACTGGTGGTCGCCGCCGCGCGCCGGGGCGGGCATGACGTGTTCCGCTTCGATCTGCGCATGCGCACGCTGCGCCAGCTGACCAACCATCCCGCCGACGACATCGAGCCGAGCTACGCGCCGGACGGCGAGCAGATCGTCTTCTCCTCCTCGCGCTCGGGCCAGTCCCAGCTTTACGTGATGAACGCCGACGGCACCGATCCGGTGCGCATCACCTTCGGCGAAGGGCGCTACACCGCCCCGGTCTGGTCGCCGCGCGGCGATCTCGTCGCCTTCGTCAAGCAGCATCAGGGCCGGTTCATGCTCGGCGTGGTCGACGCGGACGGTTCGGGCGAGGAGCGCATCCTCTACGAAGGCTACAAGGTGGATACCCCGACCTGGTCGCCGAACGGCCGGATCATCCTGTTCACCCGCGGCGATCTGGTGAACGGCCGCGAGGAGCCCTCGATCTGGAGCGTGGACCTCGCCGGATTCAATCTCCGCCGCCTGCCGACCGACGGCGCGGCCTCCGATCCGGCGTGGTCTCCCTTGATCGACTAA
- a CDS encoding ExbD/TolR family protein has translation MAGGVDTSSGTSNGRRRFKPSAEINVTPFVDVMLVLLIVFMVSAPLLTVGVEVDLPDTEARAMTTSEEPLTLTIQRDGTIYLMETEIGFDEIGPRLQAISGAGSDARVYIRADDGVAYGEVMRVMARVSSLGYANIGLVTDPAQR, from the coding sequence ATGGCCGGCGGAGTCGACACCAGCTCTGGAACCTCGAACGGCCGCCGGCGCTTCAAGCCGAGCGCGGAGATCAACGTCACGCCCTTTGTGGACGTGATGCTGGTCCTGCTCATCGTGTTCATGGTGTCCGCGCCGCTGCTCACCGTCGGGGTCGAGGTCGACCTGCCCGACACCGAGGCGCGGGCGATGACCACCAGCGAGGAGCCGCTGACGCTGACCATCCAGCGCGACGGCACGATCTATCTGATGGAGACCGAGATCGGCTTTGACGAAATCGGTCCGCGCCTGCAGGCGATCTCCGGTGCGGGATCGGATGCGCGCGTGTATATCCGCGCCGATGACGGCGTGGCCTATGGCGAGGTGATGCGCGTCATGGCGCGGGTCTCCTCGCTGGGCTACGCCAATATCGGCCTCGTCACCGATCCGGCGCAGCGCTAG
- a CDS encoding MotA/TolQ/ExbB proton channel family protein, with product MESVAVELADPGQELTIVYLFMRADIVVKAVMAILAFMSVWSWAIAIEKFVAFSGQHGKARRFENEFWSGASLDKLADRYGRDPNHPFGRVLAAAMRDWDGFSVAKSGGAEANRELSKMESGLGVLAIIGSSAPFIGLFGTVWGIMNAFRAIAATDNTSLAVVAPGIAEALFATALGLLAAIPAVIFFNALSSSLGKFAAKLEGFVDDLAAMASREG from the coding sequence ATGGAAAGCGTCGCCGTCGAGCTGGCCGATCCGGGTCAGGAACTGACCATCGTCTACCTGTTCATGCGGGCCGACATCGTGGTGAAGGCCGTGATGGCCATTCTCGCCTTCATGTCGGTCTGGTCCTGGGCGATCGCGATCGAGAAATTCGTCGCCTTCTCCGGCCAGCACGGCAAGGCGCGCCGGTTCGAAAACGAGTTCTGGTCCGGCGCGTCGCTCGACAAGCTCGCCGACCGGTACGGCCGCGATCCGAACCATCCGTTCGGCCGGGTGCTGGCTGCGGCCATGCGCGACTGGGACGGGTTCTCGGTGGCCAAGTCCGGCGGCGCTGAAGCCAATCGCGAGCTGTCCAAGATGGAGAGCGGGCTGGGCGTGCTCGCCATCATCGGTTCGTCCGCACCCTTCATCGGCCTGTTCGGCACGGTCTGGGGGATCATGAACGCCTTCCGCGCGATCGCAGCGACCGACAACACCTCACTGGCCGTCGTCGCGCCGGGCATCGCCGAGGCGCTGTTCGCCACCGCGCTGGGCCTTCTGGCCGCCATTCCGGCGGTGATCTTCTTCAACGCGCTGAGCTCGAGCCTGGGCAAGTTCGCCGCCAAGCTCGAAGGCTTCGTCGACGACCTCGCCGCGATGGCGTCGCGGGAGGGCTAG
- the ybgC gene encoding tol-pal system-associated acyl-CoA thioesterase gives MTEPTSGAWTSGVHTLPVRVYYEDTDFTGVVYYANYLKFLERGRTDALRSAGVRHEDLLELDTPLGFAVRRIEAEYLRPARIDDALIIETRFTEARGARLSVAQRILRGEEVLLTASVEAACIDLAGRPRRLPKSAAAAIEAAAEAG, from the coding sequence ATGACCGAGCCCACCTCCGGCGCCTGGACCTCCGGCGTGCACACGCTTCCGGTCCGCGTCTATTACGAGGACACCGACTTCACCGGGGTGGTGTATTACGCCAACTACCTGAAATTCCTCGAGCGGGGCCGCACCGACGCGCTGCGCAGCGCCGGCGTGCGCCATGAGGATCTGCTTGAGCTCGACACGCCTCTGGGCTTCGCGGTGCGCCGGATCGAGGCGGAGTATCTGAGGCCCGCCCGCATCGACGACGCCCTGATCATCGAGACCCGCTTCACCGAAGCGCGCGGCGCGCGCCTCAGCGTCGCGCAGCGTATCCTGCGCGGCGAAGAAGTGCTGCTGACCGCCAGCGTGGAGGCGGCCTGCATCGATCTCGCCGGCCGGCCGAGGCGGCTCCCGAAAAGCGCGGCGGCGGCGATCGAGGCCGCGGCGGAGGCCGGCTGA
- the ruvB gene encoding Holliday junction branch migration DNA helicase RuvB encodes MTEDRLVTSEETAGDTRDRALRPLSFDDFVGQADAISNLRVFVEATARRGEALDHVLLSGPPGLGKTTLAQIVAKELGVNFRATSGPVIAKAGDLAAILTNLDERDVLFIDEIHRLMPAVEEILYPAMEDFHLDLVIGEGPSARTVRIDLPPFTLVGATTRAGLLATPLRDRFGVPVRLEFYDTKELASIVARGASKLGAAMTPDGAEEIAKRARGTPRVAGRLLRRVRDFAESDGAETIDAKTADAALKRLQVDEVGLDSLDRRYLKVLIEGFAGGPAGVETLAAACAEARDALEDVVEPFLIQQGFIQRTPRGRVAAPRAWTHLGLTPPRTTAPDLFGEGK; translated from the coding sequence ATGACTGAAGACCGTCTCGTCACTTCCGAGGAAACCGCTGGCGATACGCGCGACCGGGCGCTGCGGCCGCTGTCCTTCGACGATTTCGTCGGTCAGGCGGACGCGATCTCCAATCTGCGGGTGTTCGTGGAGGCTACGGCGCGGCGCGGCGAAGCGCTCGATCACGTGCTGCTCTCCGGCCCGCCGGGGCTGGGCAAGACGACGCTCGCGCAGATCGTCGCCAAGGAGTTGGGAGTGAATTTCCGCGCCACCTCCGGCCCGGTCATCGCCAAGGCGGGCGATCTCGCCGCGATCCTGACCAATCTCGACGAGCGCGACGTGCTGTTCATCGATGAGATCCACCGGCTGATGCCGGCGGTGGAAGAGATCCTCTATCCGGCCATGGAGGACTTCCATCTCGATCTCGTCATCGGGGAGGGGCCGAGCGCGCGCACCGTGCGCATTGATCTCCCCCCGTTCACGCTGGTGGGCGCGACGACGCGGGCGGGTCTTCTCGCCACGCCGCTGCGCGACCGGTTCGGCGTGCCGGTGCGGCTGGAGTTTTATGACACGAAGGAACTCGCCAGCATCGTCGCGCGCGGCGCGTCGAAACTCGGCGCGGCGATGACGCCCGACGGCGCGGAAGAGATCGCCAAGCGCGCCCGCGGCACGCCGCGCGTGGCCGGCCGCCTCTTGCGCCGGGTGCGCGACTTCGCCGAGTCCGACGGCGCGGAAACCATCGACGCGAAGACCGCCGACGCGGCGCTGAAACGCCTGCAGGTCGACGAGGTGGGGCTCGACAGTCTCGACCGGCGCTATCTGAAGGTCCTGATCGAGGGCTTTGCGGGCGGGCCGGCCGGCGTGGAGACGCTGGCGGCGGCCTGCGCGGAAGCCCGCGACGCGCTCGAAGACGTGGTCGAGCCTTTCCTGATCCAGCAAGGCTTCATCCAGCGAACGCCGCGCGGCCGCGTCGCCGCCCCGCGCGCCTGGACCCATCTGGGGCTGACCCCGCCCAGGACCACCGCGCCCGACCTGTTCGGAGAGGGGAAATGA
- the ruvA gene encoding Holliday junction branch migration protein RuvA: MIGKLRGLVDAVGEEEAVIDVSGVGYLVHAGSKTLSRLEPGKEVTVHIETYVREDQFKLFGFLSEAERAWFVRLQSVQGVGAKHALAMLDAAGVGEIESAAALGDVSTFERAKGVGKKLAQRIATELKDKAPPLGRGLAAGAAGLNAALGTKPGKPAPAGAPPSTDAGAREAAVSALINLGYAETDARRAVAVALREAPEADEAKLIRAALKELAR, encoded by the coding sequence ATGATCGGAAAGCTGAGAGGCCTCGTCGACGCGGTCGGCGAGGAGGAGGCCGTGATCGACGTCAGCGGTGTGGGTTATCTCGTCCACGCCGGATCGAAGACCCTCTCCCGGCTCGAACCGGGCAAGGAGGTCACGGTCCATATCGAGACCTATGTGCGCGAGGACCAGTTCAAGCTCTTCGGGTTTTTAAGCGAGGCCGAGCGGGCCTGGTTCGTCAGGCTGCAGTCGGTGCAGGGCGTAGGCGCGAAACACGCGCTCGCCATGCTGGACGCGGCCGGGGTGGGTGAGATCGAAAGCGCAGCCGCGCTGGGCGACGTCTCCACCTTCGAGCGCGCCAAGGGCGTGGGCAAGAAGCTCGCCCAGCGCATCGCCACCGAACTGAAAGACAAGGCGCCGCCGCTGGGCCGCGGTCTGGCGGCCGGCGCGGCGGGGTTGAACGCCGCGCTGGGGACGAAGCCGGGCAAGCCCGCCCCCGCCGGCGCCCCGCCCTCCACCGACGCCGGGGCGCGCGAGGCCGCAGTCAGCGCGCTGATCAATCTCGGCTATGCGGAAACCGACGCCCGCCGCGCCGTCGCCGTGGCCCTGCGCGAGGCGCCGGAGGCCGATGAAGCGAAACTCATCCGCGCCGCGCTGAAGGAGCTGGCGCGGTGA
- the ruvC gene encoding crossover junction endodeoxyribonuclease RuvC yields the protein MAGPIRILGVDPGLNATGWGVIAQDGARLSFIACGIIKAPPKAPMAERLCFIFDGLTALIEEHRPDEAAVEDQFVHVNPGSALKLGQARAAAVLAPARAGLPVGEYPPKLVKKAVVGTGGAEKGQVAAMVGILLPGAKAEADAADALAVAICHANHRPARRIAS from the coding sequence ATGGCGGGACCGATTCGCATACTGGGCGTGGACCCCGGGCTGAACGCGACGGGCTGGGGCGTGATCGCCCAGGACGGCGCACGGCTGAGCTTCATCGCCTGCGGGATCATCAAGGCGCCCCCCAAGGCGCCGATGGCCGAGCGATTGTGCTTCATCTTCGACGGCCTGACCGCGCTGATCGAGGAGCACCGCCCCGATGAGGCCGCGGTCGAGGACCAGTTCGTCCACGTCAATCCGGGCAGCGCGCTGAAGCTCGGCCAGGCGCGCGCCGCCGCCGTGCTCGCGCCCGCCCGCGCCGGCCTGCCGGTGGGCGAATACCCGCCCAAGCTCGTCAAGAAGGCGGTGGTCGGCACGGGCGGCGCGGAGAAAGGCCAGGTCGCGGCCATGGTCGGCATCCTCCTGCCCGGTGCGAAGGCCGAAGCCGACGCCGCCGACGCGCTGGCGGTCGCCATCTGTCACGCTAATCACCGGCCCGCGAGAAGGATCGCCTCATGA